Proteins encoded together in one Acidobacteriota bacterium window:
- a CDS encoding MFS transporter, translating to MTGGAPPHSSEPVSRREILAWCLYDFANSSFSVIVTTVVFSRYFQQFVVVGDAQFGSLLWGIAISVSMLLVGFASPPLGAMADLSASKKRGVVVFTAVCVAATAALWFVKPGDVALAMILFIVANIGFAGSFSFYNGFLPEITTEENVGRVSGMGFAWGYVGGLACLAVCLPLLLKPWAPETLGSVRASFLVTAAFFAVFTVPIVLWLKERAVPQDRVAFWPLTRAAFGRLSETLRHVREYEDLFKYLIAFLIYNDAIETVIFFSPVFASAVLGFSDAEVLYLFAAVQATAFLGAWALAGLTDRIGAARMVVLTLLVWCGLVGWAYFITTKPLFWVMALLAGLVLGPCQAASRSLMSLFVPRGRSAEFFGFFSISGKFSAILGPLVFGWATWAFGSHRAGLLSTLFFFVAGLLLLLTVNVDRGKRAAGET from the coding sequence GTGACCGGCGGCGCGCCCCCCCACTCGTCCGAGCCCGTCTCCCGCCGCGAGATCCTCGCGTGGTGCCTCTACGACTTCGCGAACTCCTCGTTCTCGGTGATCGTCACCACCGTCGTCTTCAGCCGCTACTTCCAGCAGTTCGTCGTCGTGGGGGACGCGCAGTTCGGGAGCCTCCTCTGGGGGATCGCGATCTCCGTCTCGATGCTCCTGGTCGGGTTCGCGTCACCGCCTCTCGGCGCGATGGCGGACCTCTCCGCCTCGAAGAAGCGTGGCGTCGTCGTCTTCACCGCGGTCTGCGTCGCCGCGACGGCGGCTCTCTGGTTCGTGAAGCCCGGCGACGTCGCCCTCGCCATGATCCTCTTCATCGTCGCGAACATCGGCTTCGCGGGGTCGTTCTCCTTCTACAACGGCTTCCTCCCCGAGATCACGACCGAGGAGAACGTCGGCCGCGTCTCCGGGATGGGCTTCGCGTGGGGTTACGTGGGGGGCCTCGCGTGCCTCGCCGTCTGCCTCCCGCTCCTCCTCAAGCCGTGGGCGCCGGAGACCCTGGGATCGGTCCGGGCCTCCTTCCTCGTCACGGCGGCGTTCTTCGCCGTCTTCACCGTCCCCATCGTCCTCTGGCTGAAGGAGCGGGCCGTCCCGCAGGATCGCGTCGCCTTCTGGCCGCTGACCCGCGCCGCCTTCGGCCGTCTCTCAGAGACCTTGAGGCACGTGCGCGAGTACGAGGATCTCTTCAAGTACCTGATCGCCTTTCTCATCTACAACGACGCCATCGAGACGGTGATCTTCTTCTCGCCGGTCTTCGCCTCGGCGGTCCTGGGCTTCAGCGACGCGGAGGTGCTCTACCTCTTCGCGGCGGTGCAGGCGACGGCCTTCCTCGGCGCGTGGGCCCTCGCGGGCCTCACGGATCGCATCGGGGCGGCGCGCATGGTGGTGCTGACGCTCCTGGTCTGGTGCGGGCTCGTCGGGTGGGCATACTTCATCACGACGAAGCCCCTCTTCTGGGTGATGGCGCTCCTCGCGGGGCTGGTCCTCGGCCCCTGTCAGGCCGCGAGCCGATCGCTCATGTCGCTCTTCGTGCCGCGGGGAAGGAGCGCGGAGTTCTTCGGCTTCTTCTCGATCTCGGGGAAGTTCTCGGCGATCCTCGGGCCGCTCGTCTTCGGCTGGGCGACGTGGGCCTTCGGGAGCCACCGCGCGGGGCTCCTCTCGACGCTCTTCTTCTTCGTCGCGGGCCTTCTGCTGCTCCTCACGGTGAACGTCGACCG